A region from the Halanaerobiaceae bacterium ANBcell28 genome encodes:
- the spoIIIAF gene encoding stage III sporulation protein AF, giving the protein MNAITQWVRNIIFIILFTALLEMFLPENNMSKYIRVVMGFFIITIMLSPFTAIFNQDFSAIQNMIPDRILGDDWGFIEDEASKIDDSNQILLKEYYQNRISAKISEVVNLHYQDYNHNINVSLDNDYLIENIHIILKSGEVKQIEQIRIDIAGNGQLEETDVKLSTYEMIKIRNLKSNISQVFQIPTDNIAVTMEKGG; this is encoded by the coding sequence TTGAATGCTATTACACAATGGGTTAGAAACATTATTTTTATAATATTATTTACTGCATTATTAGAGATGTTTTTGCCAGAAAACAATATGAGTAAATATATAAGGGTAGTAATGGGCTTTTTTATAATTACCATTATGTTATCACCGTTCACTGCAATATTTAATCAGGATTTTTCAGCTATTCAAAATATGATACCTGATAGGATTTTAGGAGATGATTGGGGATTTATAGAAGATGAAGCTAGTAAAATCGATGATTCTAATCAAATACTTTTAAAAGAATACTATCAAAATAGGATCTCAGCAAAAATAAGTGAAGTAGTGAACTTACATTATCAAGATTATAATCATAATATTAACGTAAGTCTTGATAATGATTATTTAATAGAAAATATCCATATTATTTTAAAATCTGGAGAGGTAAAACAGATTGAGCAAATACGAATTGACATTGCTGGAAATGGACAATTAGAAGAAACAGATGTGAAATTAAGTACTTATGAAATGATAAAAATTAGAAATCTTAAGAGTAATATTAGTCAGGTTTTTCAAATTCCTACTGATAATATCGCTGTAACAATGGAAAAAGGAGGATAG
- the spoIIIAG gene encoding stage III sporulation protein AG, which translates to MGIIDELKNIFIEQGEGGGKNSVLLRNIIILGMIGTLLLLFANVFLDSNDNNSHRSTQFIDNNEERHQVEVLSFEEQLANELQELISLIHGVGKSRVKIYAQHQSSYEYEYNTNLLNKITNEVDQSGGQREILEDNQDRQLVVLRDSTGSERAVVRRKTLPEITGVFIVAQGAENSQIKYDITRAVSNLLDIPVHRISVLPYERR; encoded by the coding sequence ATGGGAATAATAGATGAGTTAAAAAATATCTTTATAGAGCAAGGAGAGGGGGGCGGTAAAAATAGTGTTTTATTAAGAAATATAATTATACTTGGTATGATTGGAACTCTATTATTGCTCTTTGCTAATGTATTTCTAGATAGTAATGATAATAATAGTCATCGTTCTACACAATTTATAGACAATAATGAGGAAAGACATCAAGTAGAAGTATTATCTTTTGAAGAACAGCTGGCTAATGAATTACAAGAGCTTATATCATTAATTCATGGAGTGGGAAAAAGCAGAGTCAAAATTTATGCTCAACATCAAAGTAGCTATGAATACGAATATAATACTAATTTACTTAATAAAATTACTAATGAGGTAGATCAAAGTGGAGGTCAAAGAGAAATTCTTGAAGATAATCAAGATAGACAATTGGTAGTTTTACGAGATAGCACAGGAAGTGAAAGGGCAGTGGTGAGGAGGAAGACACTACCAGAAATTACAGGAGTTTTCATAGTTGCTCAAGGAGCAGAAAATAGTCAAATCAAATATGACATAACTAGAGCTGTATCAAATTTATTAGATATACCAGTTCATAGAATTAGTGTTTTACCATATGAAAGGAGGTAA
- a CDS encoding SpoIIIAH-like family protein codes for MILRRKVIWLVILMVWVGLVTSIIVYQGDDFYDLERVTTGQMDFSGGVEIIEQDVILPDESRGDVNFAKAKEEDVDKNFFIDYRLEREKARSEQINLYREMINNPNTDDNTKKEAQRLMLALSEKMEREMEIESLIRARGYKDALAYIHDQAVDVIVHTNGLEREDVARIGDIIIKVSGFRSEDVTIIEKKIN; via the coding sequence GTGATTTTAAGAAGGAAGGTTATATGGTTAGTAATATTAATGGTTTGGGTAGGTTTAGTAACGTCAATAATTGTATATCAAGGTGATGATTTTTATGATTTAGAAAGAGTTACAACAGGTCAAATGGATTTCTCGGGTGGTGTTGAAATTATTGAACAAGATGTTATTTTGCCTGACGAAAGTAGAGGAGATGTTAATTTCGCAAAGGCTAAAGAAGAAGATGTTGATAAAAATTTCTTTATTGACTATCGTTTAGAAAGAGAAAAAGCGAGAAGCGAACAAATAAATTTGTACAGAGAGATGATAAACAATCCTAATACTGACGATAATACAAAAAAAGAAGCTCAACGTTTAATGTTAGCTCTAAGCGAAAAAATGGAAAGAGAAATGGAAATAGAAAGTCTTATTCGGGCAAGAGGTTATAAAGATGCATTAGCTTATATTCATGATCAAGCTGTAGATGTAATTGTACATACTAACGGACTTGAAAGAGAAGATGTAGCAAGAATTGGAGATATAATAATAAAAGTAAGTGGTTTTAGAAGTGAAGACGTTACTATAATTGAAAAAAAAATTAATTAA
- the accB gene encoding acetyl-CoA carboxylase biotin carboxyl carrier protein — protein sequence MKLEEIKELLNMLSETDVSEIEYESGESKIRIKRGVQGIEYIPAHESKTIQVPQKNEVESKETIDTNHEEIVAPMVGTFYRAPSPDAGPFVEVGDVVNPGDTLCIIEAMKLMNEIEAEKRGKIVEILVDNADAVEYGQPLFKIESV from the coding sequence ATGAAGTTAGAAGAAATTAAAGAATTATTGAATATGCTTAGTGAAACTGATGTATCTGAAATTGAATATGAAAGTGGAGAGTCTAAAATAAGAATAAAGCGTGGGGTACAAGGAATAGAGTATATACCTGCTCACGAAAGTAAAACAATCCAGGTTCCTCAAAAAAACGAAGTTGAAAGTAAGGAAACTATTGACACAAATCATGAAGAGATTGTTGCTCCAATGGTAGGTACTTTTTATCGTGCACCTTCTCCAGATGCAGGTCCATTTGTTGAAGTAGGTGATGTAGTAAATCCAGGAGATACTTTATGTATTATTGAAGCAATGAAATTAATGAATGAGATAGAAGCTGAAAAACGGGGCAAAATTGTAGAAATTCTGGTTGATAATGCAGATGCAGTTGAATATGGTCAGCCCTTATTCAAAATAGAGTCAGTATAG
- the accC gene encoding acetyl-CoA carboxylase biotin carboxylase subunit — MLKKVLVANRGEIAVRIIRALKEMKISSVAIFSEADRGALHTKIADESYCIGPVSSNMSYLNIPAIMSVAEITEADAIHPGYGFLAENAHFAEVCESSGIKFIGPSSEIIELMGDKSKARETMINAGVPVVPGTENNLENIDEALALADEIVYPVIVKASAGGGGKGMRIAENSKELVKAIQTAKTEAKAAFGNAEVYLEKYIEEPRHIEIQILADEYGNTIHLGERDCSIQRRHQKIVEEAPSPALSDDLRKEIGETAIKVAKSVNYANAGTVEFLLDKNNDFYFIEMNTRIQVEHPITEMITGVDLIKEQIRVASGEKLMNKQEDINFDGVAIECRINAEDPDKNFMPSPGKLETYIVPGGPGIRIDSGVFPTYFIPPYYDSMVAKLIVWGEDREQALTRMERALDEFYIEGVKTTIPFHLKILNNSFFRDGDYQTNFIQKRLES; from the coding sequence ATGCTAAAAAAAGTATTAGTAGCAAATAGAGGGGAAATAGCTGTTCGTATTATCAGAGCTTTAAAAGAGATGAAAATTTCTTCTGTAGCAATATTTTCTGAAGCTGACAGAGGAGCTTTACATACAAAAATAGCAGACGAATCTTATTGTATAGGTCCAGTATCATCTAATATGAGCTATTTAAATATACCTGCTATTATGAGTGTAGCTGAAATCACAGAGGCTGATGCTATCCATCCTGGATATGGTTTTCTTGCTGAAAATGCACATTTTGCGGAGGTGTGTGAAAGTAGTGGAATAAAATTCATTGGACCTTCATCAGAAATTATTGAATTAATGGGAGATAAATCAAAAGCTAGAGAAACAATGATTAATGCAGGAGTTCCTGTTGTACCTGGAACAGAAAATAATTTAGAGAATATAGATGAGGCCTTAGCTTTGGCAGATGAAATTGTCTATCCTGTTATTGTAAAAGCTTCTGCAGGTGGTGGTGGAAAGGGTATGCGTATAGCAGAAAACTCTAAAGAATTAGTAAAAGCTATTCAAACTGCAAAAACTGAAGCAAAAGCAGCCTTTGGAAATGCAGAGGTTTATCTTGAAAAATATATAGAAGAGCCAAGACATATAGAAATACAAATATTAGCTGATGAGTATGGGAATACAATTCATTTAGGGGAAAGAGATTGTTCAATACAAAGAAGACATCAAAAAATTGTAGAAGAGGCTCCTTCACCAGCTTTATCAGATGATTTAAGAAAAGAAATTGGTGAAACTGCTATTAAAGTAGCTAAGTCCGTGAATTATGCCAATGCGGGAACTGTTGAATTTTTACTTGATAAAAATAATGATTTTTATTTTATAGAAATGAATACAAGAATTCAAGTAGAGCATCCTATTACAGAGATGATTACTGGTGTAGATCTTATTAAAGAACAGATTAGGGTAGCATCTGGTGAAAAGCTTATGAATAAACAAGAAGATATAAATTTTGATGGTGTTGCAATAGAATGTAGAATAAATGCAGAAGATCCTGATAAAAACTTTATGCCTTCACCAGGTAAATTAGAGACATATATAGTTCCAGGTGGTCCTGGTATTAGAATTGACAGTGGTGTATTTCCTACATACTTTATTCCTCCATATTATGATTCAATGGTAGCTAAACTAATTGTATGGGGTGAAGATAGGGAACAGGCATTGACAAGAATGGAGAGGGCTTTAGATGAATTCTATATAGAGGGAGTTAAAACAACAATTCCTTTTCATCTTAAAATCTTAAATAACTCTTTTTTCCGTGATGGAGATTATCAGACAAATTTTATTCAAAAAAGGCTTGAATCATAA
- a CDS encoding Asp23/Gls24 family envelope stress response protein, which translates to MTEEQNIGTIKIANEVVAIIASLAADEIEGVAGMSGGVGSGIAEMLGHKKGVKVDTSKDECVVDLSVILEYGVSIPEVAENIQTNVKQAIESMTGLNAVEINVHVQGVNFGNEKRKEDNNINEVK; encoded by the coding sequence ATGACTGAAGAACAAAATATAGGAACAATAAAAATAGCTAACGAGGTTGTCGCTATTATTGCAAGTTTAGCTGCTGATGAAATTGAAGGTGTGGCTGGAATGAGTGGTGGTGTTGGAAGCGGTATTGCAGAAATGCTAGGTCATAAAAAAGGAGTAAAAGTAGATACAAGTAAAGATGAATGTGTAGTTGATTTATCCGTTATATTAGAGTACGGAGTGTCAATTCCAGAGGTTGCTGAAAACATACAAACTAATGTAAAGCAGGCTATTGAAAGTATGACTGGACTAAATGCAGTAGAAATAAATGTGCATGTGCAGGGTGTTAATTTTGGAAATGAAAAAAGAAAAGAAGATAATAATATTAATGAGGTCAAGTAA
- the amaP gene encoding alkaline shock response membrane anchor protein AmaP, with the protein MNILYRLTVAIMAILVMFASMVLLLYAFGLADHDVLPALFSQIHQSWEYAIVFVLLILASAWIIYPIFSGEERVTPISKSKIGEVDISLNALDTLVNNIALEQEGITAIKNRLKTIDGNLSIELTAQIFPSKNIPEITGNLQKLVKSYIEDITGVTVGEIKILVETVASTDTNDG; encoded by the coding sequence TTGAATATTTTATATAGATTAACTGTAGCTATAATGGCTATTCTTGTTATGTTTGCATCTATGGTATTACTTTTATATGCATTTGGATTAGCTGATCATGATGTTTTACCAGCATTATTTTCTCAAATACATCAAAGCTGGGAATATGCTATTGTCTTTGTATTATTGATATTGGCTTCTGCTTGGATTATTTATCCGATTTTTTCTGGTGAAGAGAGAGTCACTCCTATTAGTAAGTCTAAGATTGGTGAAGTTGATATTAGCCTTAACGCACTTGATACACTTGTAAACAATATCGCCTTAGAACAAGAGGGAATCACAGCTATAAAGAACCGTTTAAAAACTATAGATGGGAACCTAAGTATTGAATTAACGGCTCAAATCTTTCCTAGTAAAAATATACCTGAGATTACTGGCAATTTACAAAAGCTTGTAAAGTCATACATAGAGGATATAACTGGTGTGACAGTTGGAGAAATAAAAATATTAGTAGAAACTGTCGCGTCTACAGATACTAATGATGGGTGA
- a CDS encoding DUF2273 domain-containing protein, with translation MDKTVLLQLYELFKYNKGKILGALLGFIFGLLLLFIGLWRTLVVFFCTIAGYYIGSRWDIEGNFKKLLDRILPPKKR, from the coding sequence ATGGATAAAACAGTTCTTCTCCAACTATATGAGTTATTCAAATACAATAAAGGTAAGATATTAGGTGCATTATTAGGTTTTATTTTTGGATTATTGCTTTTGTTTATAGGTCTTTGGAGGACTTTAGTTGTCTTTTTTTGTACAATTGCAGGTTATTATATAGGATCTCGATGGGATATAGAAGGAAATTTCAAAAAATTATTAGATCGGATATTACCCCCTAAAAAAAGATAG
- the nusB gene encoding transcription antitermination factor NusB, giving the protein MQRINRHQERIWALQILYSLDLTEKLEDDTYKEKIENIKIENQLEEKNYYFEKLISGVLENCSEYDMIINQTAIDWDINRMAYVDRNILRIALYEMNNDIPIAVVINEAVELAKEYADQKSAKFINGILAKIEI; this is encoded by the coding sequence ATGCAAAGAATTAATCGACATCAAGAAAGAATATGGGCTTTGCAAATTTTATATAGCCTGGATTTAACCGAAAAATTGGAAGATGATACTTATAAAGAAAAAATAGAAAATATAAAAATTGAAAATCAATTAGAAGAAAAAAATTACTATTTTGAAAAACTCATTAGCGGTGTTTTAGAGAATTGCTCAGAATATGATATGATAATTAATCAAACTGCAATAGATTGGGATATAAATAGAATGGCATATGTTGATAGAAATATTTTGAGAATTGCATTATATGAAATGAATAATGATATACCTATTGCAGTGGTTATTAATGAGGCTGTTGAATTAGCTAAAGAATATGCAGATCAGAAATCTGCAAAGTTTATTAATGGAATATTAGCAAAAATTGAAATATAA